In Gopherus evgoodei ecotype Sinaloan lineage chromosome 21, rGopEvg1_v1.p, whole genome shotgun sequence, a single window of DNA contains:
- the LOC115638286 gene encoding H-2 class II histocompatibility antigen, E-S beta chain-like isoform X2, which produces MALWAKPALVSFWLLSLCPVTLAVVHHVSRFQLISPWAAPGLPKRLNVLKVNDLVHSTYDSNTGRVVPYRGFSLGDQETPQYWSTAHTECVAWDSWVESKYQALVQEVNTSSPQREPYYMQILQTCELDDATGAVRAVTRYSLNGEDVLRYQSDQNRWFSEHPAAWRVAERWNREGDTFTMWNLFLPQHCRFLIELTLPFIAQKTAQPTVHLALVPGTQDQLHRLVCHVTGFYPRDIEVTWERGGQVAQGEQLTSGILPNGDLTFQIQVSIELGQEGVGPAEHACVVRHSSLGHDPLRVTWDSQVTGQAGLPAIVAGCVLAALVVGALGWYLRRRQGAQREPYHPAQTQLGTFDSAPATAKPAGNSSSTASSCPDATE; this is translated from the exons ATGGCTCTTTGGGCCAAACCTGCCTTGGTCTCCTTCTGGCTCCTGTCTCTCTGCCCTGTCACCTTGGCTG TGGTTCACCATGTCTCCAGATTCCAGCTCATCTCTCCCTGGGCGGCTCCTGGTCTGCCCAAGCGGCTGAATGTGTTGAAGGTGAATGACCTGGTACACTCAACCTATGACAGCAACACCGGCAGGGTGGTTCCCTACCGTGGGTTCAGCCTGGGTGACCAGGAGACCCCTCAGTACTGGAGTACAGCCCATACTGAATGCGTGGCCTGGGACTCCTGGGTAGAGAGCAAGTACCAGGCCCTGGTGCAGGAGGTGAACACCAGCTCCCCACAGAGAG AGCCCTACTACATGCAGATCCTGCAGACCTGTGAGCTGGACGATGCCACTGGTGCTGTCCGAGCTGTCACCAGATATTCCCTCAATGGGGAGGACGTGCTGCGGTACCAGTCTGACCAGAACCGCTGGTTCTCGGAGCACCCGGCAGcctggcgagtggcagagcgctgGAACCGCGAAGGAGATACTTTCACTATGTGgaacctcttcctgccccagcatTGCCGGTTCTTGATTGAACTCACTCTGCCTTTCATCGCTCAGAAGACAG cccagcccacagtGCATCTGGCCCTCGTCCCAGGGACCCAGGACCAGCTGCACCGCCTCGTCTGCCACGTGACGGGGTTCTATCCCCGTGACATCGAGGTGACCTGGGAGCGGGGAGGCCAGGTGGCCCAGGGGGAGCAGCTGACCAGTGGTATCCTGCCCAATGGGGACCTGACTTTCCAGATCCAAGTGTCCATCgaactggggcaggagggggttggcCCTGCAGAGCATGCATGTGTGGTGAGACACAGCAGCCTGGGGCACGACCCGCTGAGGGTGACTTGGG ATTCCCAGGtcacaggccaggctggtttgccGGCAATCGTTGCTGGCTGCGTCCTCGCTGCCTTGGTAGTTGGGGCCTTGGGCTGGTACCTGAGGAGGAGGCAAG GGGCCCAAAGGGAGCCATATCACCCGGCGCAGACACAACTAGGGACTTTCGACTCTGCTCCAGCCACAGCTAAGCCAGCAGGAAACTCCTCATCCACAGCATCTTCTTGCCCAGATGCCACCGAGTGA
- the LOC115638286 gene encoding H-2 class II histocompatibility antigen, E-S beta chain-like isoform X1: MASWAKPVLASLWLLSLCSVALAVVHHVSRFQLISPWAAPGLPKRLNVLKVNDLVHSTYDSNTGRVVPYRGFSLGDQETPQYWSTAHTECVAWDSWVESKYQALVQEVNTSSPQREPYYMQILQTCELDDATGAVRAVTRYSLNGEDVLRYQSDQNRWFSEHPAAWRVAERWNREGDTFTMWNLFLPQHCRFLIELTLPFIAQKTAQPTVHLALVPGTQDQLHRLVCHVTGFYPRDIEVTWERGGQVAQGEQLTSGILPNGDLTFQIQVSIELGQEGVGPAEHACVVRHSSLGHDPLRVTWDSQVTGQAGLPAIVAGCVLAALVVGALGWYLRRRQGAQREPYHPAQTQLGTFDSAPATAKPAGNSSSTASSCPDATE; this comes from the exons ATGGCTTCTTGGGCCAAACCTGTTTTGGCATCCTTATGGCTCTTGTCTCTCTGCTCTGTCGCCTTGGCTG TGGTTCACCATGTCTCCAGATTCCAGCTCATCTCTCCCTGGGCGGCTCCTGGTCTGCCCAAGCGGCTGAATGTGTTGAAGGTGAATGACCTGGTACACTCAACCTATGACAGCAACACCGGCAGGGTGGTTCCCTACCGTGGGTTCAGCCTGGGTGACCAGGAGACCCCTCAGTACTGGAGTACAGCCCATACTGAATGCGTGGCCTGGGACTCCTGGGTAGAGAGCAAGTACCAGGCCCTGGTGCAGGAGGTGAACACCAGCTCCCCACAGAGAG AGCCCTACTACATGCAGATCCTGCAGACCTGTGAGCTGGACGATGCCACTGGTGCTGTCCGAGCTGTCACCAGATATTCCCTCAATGGGGAGGACGTGCTGCGGTACCAGTCTGACCAGAACCGCTGGTTCTCGGAGCACCCGGCAGcctggcgagtggcagagcgctgGAACCGCGAAGGAGATACTTTCACTATGTGgaacctcttcctgccccagcatTGCCGGTTCTTGATTGAACTCACTCTGCCTTTCATCGCTCAGAAGACAG cccagcccacagtGCATCTGGCCCTCGTCCCAGGGACCCAGGACCAGCTGCACCGCCTCGTCTGCCACGTGACGGGGTTCTATCCCCGTGACATCGAGGTGACCTGGGAGCGGGGAGGCCAGGTGGCCCAGGGGGAGCAGCTGACCAGTGGTATCCTGCCCAATGGGGACCTGACTTTCCAGATCCAAGTGTCCATCgaactggggcaggagggggttggcCCTGCAGAGCATGCATGTGTGGTGAGACACAGCAGCCTGGGGCACGACCCGCTGAGGGTGACTTGGG ATTCCCAGGtcacaggccaggctggtttgccGGCAATCGTTGCTGGCTGCGTCCTCGCTGCCTTGGTAGTTGGGGCCTTGGGCTGGTACCTGAGGAGGAGGCAAG GGGCCCAAAGGGAGCCATATCACCCGGCGCAGACACAACTAGGGACTTTCGACTCTGCTCCAGCCACAGCTAAGCCAGCAGGAAACTCCTCATCCACAGCATCTTCTTGCCCAGATGCCACCGAGTGA